In one Chryseobacterium camelliae genomic region, the following are encoded:
- a CDS encoding M15 family metallopeptidase: MDKVTIQRIEKLHPLVRDEVKQIIKECDEALTGRAKVRITQGLRSFEEQEKLYAIGRITSGKKVTNAKAGQSIHNYGLAVDICMMIDGKTASWDTVKDWDNDRVADWYECVKIFARHGWDWGGNWKTFKDLPHFEKKNIPTKKGLVKTSWRTLIKMARDKENYIIL; the protein is encoded by the coding sequence ATGGACAAAGTAACGATACAGAGAATAGAAAAACTTCACCCTTTGGTAAGGGATGAAGTAAAACAGATTATCAAGGAGTGTGATGAAGCATTAACCGGAAGAGCCAAAGTAAGAATAACACAGGGCCTAAGAAGTTTTGAAGAACAGGAAAAACTGTATGCTATCGGAAGAATTACTTCAGGAAAAAAAGTAACTAATGCCAAAGCCGGACAAAGCATCCACAATTACGGACTTGCCGTTGATATTTGCATGATGATTGACGGAAAAACCGCAAGTTGGGACACCGTAAAAGATTGGGATAATGACCGGGTAGCAGATTGGTATGAATGTGTGAAAATTTTTGCAAGACATGGTTGGGATTGGGGCGGAAACTGGAAGACTTTTAAAGACCTTCCTCATTTTGAAAAGAAGAATATCCCGACAAAGAAAGGTTTGGTGAAAACGAGCTGGAGAACGCTAATAAAAATGGCTCGCGATAAGGAAAACTACATAATTCTTTAA
- a CDS encoding Y-family DNA polymerase → MYALVDCNNFFVSCERTLDPELDNKPVVVLSNNDGCVVSRSKEAKDLGIPMAAPAFKYKELFKKHDVQCFSAKFELYNFKSQRVIEISKAYVDKTDFEVYSIDELFLDLKSFKYINIYDYCVKIKDEINEQENIPVSIGIAPTKTLCKVANRIVKEFPDKFNGVYILDTSEKIEKALKWLNIGDVWGIGRRLAVKMKDNGVFKAWDLLQKPEMWVRKIMGIQGVRMVNELKGIRQLELDAPSPKKSIAVTRSFMEMLTKKEEVRERVETFGMYCSERLRKQNTCCKMVTVFVQTNRFRKDLPEYRKAMTRILPNPTNSSILIGRVVNELFEAIYKEGFHYKRAGVFVNDFVPEDQRQISLFEEDTQNQHLPVMKAMDAINKKFGKDKVRLGSMSGQNTFGRAKLSPEYEAFLKNNTLPEANFRFH, encoded by the coding sequence ATGTATGCTTTAGTAGATTGCAACAATTTTTTCGTTTCCTGTGAGAGAACTCTTGATCCGGAACTCGATAATAAGCCCGTTGTGGTACTTTCCAACAACGACGGGTGTGTTGTATCCAGAAGTAAAGAAGCGAAAGATCTGGGAATTCCGATGGCGGCTCCTGCTTTTAAATATAAAGAGCTCTTCAAAAAGCATGATGTACAATGTTTCTCTGCCAAATTTGAGTTGTATAATTTCAAAAGCCAACGTGTTATTGAAATATCAAAGGCATATGTTGACAAAACTGATTTTGAAGTATATTCTATCGATGAGTTGTTTTTAGACCTTAAAAGTTTTAAATACATTAATATTTATGATTATTGTGTTAAGATTAAAGATGAAATTAATGAACAGGAGAATATTCCCGTAAGTATTGGAATTGCTCCTACAAAAACGCTTTGTAAGGTCGCGAACAGAATTGTAAAAGAATTTCCGGATAAGTTTAACGGGGTATATATTTTAGATACTTCCGAGAAAATAGAAAAAGCTTTAAAATGGCTCAATATCGGTGATGTTTGGGGAATCGGAAGGAGACTAGCTGTAAAAATGAAGGACAACGGGGTTTTCAAAGCCTGGGATTTATTACAGAAACCGGAAATGTGGGTTCGCAAAATTATGGGAATTCAGGGCGTAAGAATGGTGAATGAATTAAAAGGCATCCGTCAATTGGAACTCGATGCTCCTTCTCCGAAAAAATCGATTGCAGTAACCAGAAGTTTTATGGAAATGCTGACGAAGAAAGAAGAGGTTCGCGAGCGTGTAGAAACTTTTGGAATGTATTGTTCGGAACGTTTGAGAAAACAAAATACCTGCTGTAAAATGGTGACGGTTTTTGTTCAGACCAACCGTTTCAGAAAAGATTTACCCGAATACAGAAAAGCAATGACCCGGATCCTCCCAAACCCTACAAACTCATCAATTCTGATCGGAAGGGTAGTGAATGAGTTGTTTGAAGCAATTTATAAAGAAGGTTTCCATTACAAAAGAGCAGGGGTTTTTGTGAATGATTTTGTTCCTGAAGATCAAAGACAAATCAGCCTGTTTGAAGAGGATACCCAAAATCAGCATTTACCGGTAATGAAAGCCATGGACGCTATAAATAAAAAATTCGGAAAAGATAAAGTCCGCCTCGGAAGCATGAGCGGACAAAATACTTTCGGACGGGCAAAACTATCTCCGGAATATGAAGCGTTTTTAAAAAATAATACCCTTCCCGAAGCTAATTTCAGATTCCACTAA
- a CDS encoding YdeI/OmpD-associated family protein, whose product MENYNIKVDEYIEKSQDFAKPILHYIREIVHEICPDTEEAIKWKFPTFMYKGKILCSMVSFKQYCSLGFWLHDEMKTLKNIETDVEKTNMFSLGKITKVEDLPSKPLLKKMILEAMELTDMGVTLKKAAPSKTETEVPDYFQNALKQNKEALEVFTKGSPSFRKEYINWLTEAKTEATRNKRMEQAIEWISEGKARNWKYMKK is encoded by the coding sequence ATGGAAAATTATAATATAAAAGTGGATGAGTATATTGAAAAATCTCAGGATTTTGCAAAACCAATTTTACATTACATCCGAGAAATCGTTCATGAAATATGTCCGGACACCGAAGAAGCCATCAAATGGAAGTTTCCAACCTTTATGTATAAAGGAAAAATTCTTTGTTCTATGGTTTCGTTTAAACAGTATTGCAGTTTGGGATTTTGGCTTCATGATGAAATGAAAACGCTTAAAAACATTGAAACCGATGTGGAGAAAACCAATATGTTCAGCTTAGGAAAAATTACCAAGGTTGAAGATCTTCCGTCAAAACCTTTGCTAAAAAAGATGATCCTTGAAGCCATGGAGCTTACCGATATGGGAGTTACCCTGAAAAAAGCTGCTCCTTCAAAAACGGAAACCGAAGTTCCTGATTATTTTCAGAATGCTTTGAAACAAAATAAAGAAGCTTTGGAAGTGTTTACCAAAGGCTCACCTTCATTCCGGAAAGAATATATCAACTGGCTTACCGAAGCCAAAACAGAAGCAACCCGAAACAAAAGAATGGAACAAGCCATAGAATGGATTTCTGAAGGGAAAGCGAGAAACTGGAAGTATATGAAAAAGTAA
- a CDS encoding serine hydrolase domain-containing protein: MIIFFYFVTIIIAVIAVIYLLGYAYIFNGISKTYLRGKSSANIDDGTLFSSNLIATKNPKRWEEAPEYNKTELPKNIVDDLMHSNTASFLVVKNGKLVHEQYWKGYHQSSKTNSFSMAKAVTVMLLGKALEEGKIKSIDDLFSDYFEEFKNKQFGDKLTLKNLAQMEAGLNWDEDYKNPFLPNAKAYYGKSLIDATFSRKFKENPGERFEYQSGATQLLGFAVRKAVNQSLASYLSEKFWIPLGMEQNADWSTDESGMEKTYCCIHSNARDFAKLGQLFLDHGKVNDQQILNLDFINQMRTPTKKSEDIYGMGFWINNDNPVKHYYFLGLQGQYIIMVPEHKMVIVRTGSYNNLPKTDRGRPDQVKFLVNETVQLFQ, translated from the coding sequence ATGATAATTTTCTTTTACTTCGTTACCATTATTATAGCTGTTATAGCAGTAATATATCTTTTAGGGTATGCCTATATTTTCAATGGGATTTCAAAAACCTATCTGCGCGGAAAATCCAGCGCCAATATTGACGATGGTACATTATTTTCCAGCAACCTCATCGCCACGAAAAACCCAAAACGTTGGGAAGAAGCTCCTGAATACAACAAAACCGAATTACCGAAAAATATAGTTGATGATTTAATGCATTCCAATACCGCATCTTTTCTTGTGGTAAAAAACGGGAAACTGGTTCATGAACAGTATTGGAAAGGCTATCATCAATCATCCAAAACGAATTCTTTCTCCATGGCCAAAGCAGTTACGGTAATGCTTCTGGGAAAAGCGCTGGAAGAAGGCAAAATAAAAAGTATTGATGATCTGTTTTCAGATTATTTCGAAGAATTTAAGAATAAACAATTCGGAGACAAGCTTACGCTGAAAAATTTAGCACAGATGGAAGCAGGCTTGAACTGGGATGAAGATTATAAAAATCCTTTTTTACCCAATGCAAAAGCTTACTATGGAAAAAGCCTTATTGACGCTACTTTTTCAAGAAAGTTTAAAGAAAATCCAGGTGAGAGATTTGAGTATCAAAGCGGCGCTACCCAACTTTTAGGTTTTGCGGTGAGAAAAGCTGTCAATCAATCATTAGCAAGCTATCTCTCCGAAAAATTCTGGATTCCTTTGGGGATGGAACAAAATGCAGACTGGAGCACTGACGAAAGCGGCATGGAGAAAACCTACTGTTGTATTCATTCCAATGCAAGAGACTTTGCAAAGCTTGGACAATTATTTTTAGATCATGGAAAAGTAAATGACCAGCAGATCTTAAATCTTGATTTTATTAATCAGATGAGAACCCCGACAAAAAAGTCTGAAGATATCTACGGAATGGGATTCTGGATCAATAATGACAATCCTGTAAAACATTATTATTTCCTGGGTCTTCAGGGGCAATATATTATTATGGTCCCTGAGCACAAGATGGTCATCGTAAGAACAGGAAGCTACAACAACCTCCCGAAAACAGACAGGGGAAGACCGGATCAGGTGAAGTTTCTCGTAAATGAAACCGTACAGTTATTTCAATAA
- a CDS encoding M48 family metalloprotease — translation MMKKIVSFLFFYGFVLCFGQTYKPVDTADYLKRKEFLKSFAANNENLITKSKNTYSGKRGTELSKIYKELEKDFEKQVKNKDFAFNSAFEGKAKSLIARLRKSNPQIPHDLTILIAKDNTPNAYCFADGVFVINMGLFNWLDNDDQLGAVISHELGHKISEHSLKTFLQMIDQNQLDKITLQDIKSTKENRNERAFNVMKNRIYRKGAEKRKDEMQADSLGYAIFKNSDFKKTEFINTLKRLQDFDTISPRELKIETYKKYFNLPKQEFKDKWLKKEDFSLYNYNNFKEKLNKDSLASHPEIVLRIERLRTIFPELKNDAEAEKPSESYAALEKMARMETLPNLFHSEDYGVGIYTSLQFLQDGEEEKYYRDWLGKCFVKIYEARKNYNLNRYLDRVDPKNQSESYQQFLNFMWNLSLDEIKNIADYYQRKES, via the coding sequence ATGATGAAAAAAATCGTTTCTTTTTTATTCTTTTATGGCTTTGTACTTTGTTTCGGACAGACATATAAGCCTGTTGATACGGCAGACTATCTTAAGAGAAAAGAATTTCTTAAAAGCTTTGCTGCCAATAATGAAAATCTGATCACGAAAAGTAAAAATACCTATTCAGGGAAAAGGGGAACCGAGTTGTCAAAAATTTATAAAGAGCTTGAAAAAGATTTCGAGAAACAGGTGAAAAATAAAGACTTTGCTTTCAATTCTGCATTTGAAGGAAAAGCAAAAAGTCTGATTGCCCGCTTAAGGAAAAGTAACCCTCAGATTCCACATGATTTAACGATTCTTATTGCGAAAGATAATACACCGAATGCTTATTGCTTTGCAGACGGGGTCTTTGTAATTAATATGGGACTTTTCAATTGGCTTGACAATGATGACCAGCTTGGAGCAGTAATTTCCCATGAACTGGGTCACAAAATATCTGAACATTCTCTGAAAACTTTTTTGCAGATGATTGATCAGAATCAACTTGATAAAATTACGCTTCAGGATATCAAATCAACAAAAGAAAATCGTAATGAAAGGGCTTTTAATGTAATGAAAAACAGGATTTACAGAAAAGGAGCGGAGAAAAGGAAGGATGAGATGCAGGCGGATTCTCTGGGATATGCGATTTTCAAGAACAGTGATTTTAAAAAGACAGAATTCATCAATACGCTGAAAAGACTCCAGGATTTTGACACTATTTCGCCAAGAGAATTAAAAATAGAAACCTATAAAAAGTATTTTAATCTTCCGAAACAGGAATTTAAAGATAAATGGCTTAAAAAAGAAGATTTCTCTCTGTATAATTATAATAACTTTAAGGAAAAGCTGAACAAAGACTCGCTGGCTTCACATCCTGAGATTGTGCTAAGAATTGAAAGGCTTAGAACAATTTTCCCTGAATTGAAAAATGATGCAGAGGCGGAAAAACCTTCGGAGTCTTATGCCGCTTTAGAAAAAATGGCAAGAATGGAAACGCTGCCTAATTTATTTCATTCCGAAGATTATGGAGTAGGAATTTATACAAGTCTGCAGTTTTTACAGGATGGTGAAGAAGAAAAGTATTATAGGGATTGGCTGGGAAAATGTTTTGTGAAAATTTACGAAGCAAGAAAAAATTATAATCTCAACCGATATCTGGATAGGGTAGATCCTAAAAATCAAAGTGAAAGTTACCAGCAGTTTCTCAATTTTATGTGGAATCTGAGCCTGGATGAGATCAAAAATATTGCAGATTACTATCAAAGGAAAGAATCCTGA
- a CDS encoding glycine--tRNA ligase produces MAKQEDVFKKVISHAKEYGFIFPSSEIYDGLSAVYDYGQNGAELKNNIKQYWWKAMVQLNENIVGIDSAILMHPTTWKASGHVDAFNDPLIDNKDSKKRFRADVLVEDYCAKIEDKENKEIEKAAKRFGESFDKAQFEATNPKVLEYRAKREAILSRLAKSLENEDLADVKALIEELEIADPDTGSKNWTEVRQFNLMFGTKLGASADSAMDLYLRPETAQGIFVNYLNVQKTSRHRLPFGIAQIGKAFRNEIVARQFIFRMREFEQMEMQFFVAPGTELEFYEQWKQKRLNWHLALGLGNENYRFHDHEKLAHYANAAADIEFNFPFGFKELEGIHSRTDFDLKAHEKFSGRKLQFFDPERNENYVPYVVETSVGLDRLFLSIFSHCLKDEVLEDGSERTVLSLPPALAPIKAAILPLMKKDGLAEYAEQIFNDLKYDFNLFYEEKDAIGKRYRRQDAIGTPYCITIDHDSLTDHTVTIRDRDTMQQERVPVSELRRIIDEKTNFRNLLSKI; encoded by the coding sequence ATGGCAAAGCAAGAAGATGTTTTCAAGAAAGTGATTTCTCACGCTAAAGAATATGGCTTTATTTTCCCATCGAGTGAGATCTATGATGGTTTATCCGCTGTTTATGATTATGGACAAAACGGTGCCGAACTAAAAAATAATATCAAACAGTATTGGTGGAAAGCGATGGTACAGCTTAACGAAAATATTGTCGGCATTGATTCAGCGATTTTGATGCACCCAACAACATGGAAAGCATCGGGCCACGTAGACGCTTTCAACGATCCGTTGATTGATAATAAAGATTCTAAAAAACGGTTCAGAGCAGACGTTTTGGTGGAAGATTATTGTGCTAAAATTGAAGATAAAGAGAACAAGGAAATCGAAAAGGCAGCGAAAAGATTCGGTGAATCTTTCGATAAAGCTCAATTTGAAGCTACGAATCCAAAAGTGTTGGAATACAGAGCGAAAAGAGAGGCTATTCTTTCAAGATTGGCAAAATCTTTGGAAAATGAGGATCTTGCTGATGTAAAAGCTTTAATTGAAGAATTGGAAATTGCTGATCCTGATACGGGTTCTAAAAACTGGACGGAAGTACGACAATTCAACCTGATGTTCGGAACAAAATTGGGTGCTTCTGCAGATTCTGCAATGGATCTTTATTTGAGACCGGAAACCGCTCAGGGAATTTTCGTAAACTACCTGAATGTTCAGAAAACTTCACGCCACAGACTTCCTTTCGGTATTGCCCAGATTGGAAAAGCATTCAGAAATGAGATTGTTGCAAGACAGTTTATTTTCAGAATGCGTGAATTCGAACAGATGGAAATGCAGTTCTTCGTTGCTCCGGGAACAGAACTGGAATTCTACGAGCAATGGAAACAAAAACGTCTGAACTGGCACTTGGCTTTAGGTTTAGGTAATGAAAACTACAGATTCCACGATCACGAGAAATTGGCTCATTATGCGAATGCAGCAGCTGATATTGAATTCAACTTCCCATTTGGTTTCAAAGAATTAGAAGGGATTCACTCAAGAACGGATTTCGACTTAAAAGCACACGAGAAGTTCTCAGGTAGAAAGCTTCAGTTCTTCGACCCTGAAAGAAACGAAAACTATGTACCTTATGTAGTGGAAACTTCGGTAGGTTTAGACAGATTGTTCCTTTCCATCTTCTCTCACTGCCTGAAGGATGAAGTATTGGAAGACGGTTCAGAGAGAACTGTTTTATCTTTACCTCCGGCTTTAGCGCCTATTAAAGCAGCTATTCTTCCGTTGATGAAAAAGGATGGTTTGGCAGAATACGCTGAGCAAATCTTCAATGATCTGAAATACGATTTCAACTTATTCTACGAAGAAAAAGATGCGATCGGAAAACGTTACAGAAGACAGGATGCGATCGGTACTCCTTATTGTATCACCATCGACCACGATTCTTTGACAGATCACACGGTGACTATCAGAGACAGAGATACGATGCAACAAGAGAGAGTTCCTGTTTCGGAATTGAGAAGAATCATTGATGAGAAAACAAATTTCAGAAATTTGCTTTCTAAAATATAA
- a CDS encoding pseudouridine synthase — MLEILYRDEHLIAINKPSGLLVHKSFYAGEADTYAIQELRKQIGQKVYPVHRLDRKTSGVLLFTLDKETLRIMSDQFTSREVEKKYIAILRGWTKEEETIDYDLVNENEVKQNAVTYYHRLQTSEIDLPFLKHQTSRYCLVEAIPETGRFHQLRKHFKHILHPILGCRKHGCNKQNKLWLQAFGINKMTLHAHQLIFNHPVSNERITVNATIDAEFKRVGDLLNLDLSSYS; from the coding sequence ATGTTAGAAATTCTTTACCGCGACGAACACCTTATTGCCATCAACAAACCCAGCGGATTATTGGTTCACAAGTCTTTTTATGCCGGAGAAGCCGATACGTATGCCATTCAGGAGTTGAGGAAGCAGATCGGGCAAAAAGTTTATCCGGTGCATCGTCTTGACCGAAAAACTTCGGGCGTATTGTTATTTACTTTAGATAAAGAAACACTTAGGATCATGAGTGATCAGTTTACATCACGAGAAGTTGAAAAGAAATACATCGCCATTCTTCGTGGCTGGACGAAAGAAGAAGAAACCATCGATTATGATTTGGTGAATGAAAATGAAGTCAAACAAAACGCCGTCACTTATTATCACCGTCTGCAGACTTCGGAAATAGATTTGCCTTTTTTAAAACATCAGACTTCAAGATATTGTCTGGTAGAAGCGATTCCTGAAACCGGAAGATTTCATCAGCTAAGAAAGCATTTTAAACATATTTTACATCCCATTTTAGGCTGCCGGAAACATGGCTGCAATAAACAAAACAAATTGTGGCTTCAAGCATTCGGGATCAACAAAATGACGCTTCATGCCCATCAATTAATTTTTAATCATCCTGTTTCTAACGAAAGAATTACGGTAAATGCCACTATAGATGCTGAATTTAAAAGAGTGGGAGATCTTTTGAATTTGGATCTGAGTTCATATTCTTAA
- a CDS encoding quinone-dependent dihydroorotate dehydrogenase, with product MYKSLIRPILFKFDPEDVHHFTFSVLKNFGFLTQLFFPKPIEDKRLEREVFGLKFKNPVGLAAGFDKNAVLYNELGDLGFGFVEIGTVTPRAQAGNPKKRLFRLIEDGGIINRMGFNNDGLQAAIEKLKDNKGKVIIGGNIGKNTDTAPENYTQDYLDCFEGLHPYVDYFVLNVSCPNVGSHAKLEDVDYLRELITEVKKINQSKLIQKPILLKIAPDLNNNQLDEIIELIAETKIDGIVVSNTSVNREGLKTPSEMLDQIGNGGLSGKPIRERSTKMIKYLADKSNRAFPIIGVGGIHSAKDAMEKLDAGATLVQLYTGFIYEGPELINDINKEILKRAGRISR from the coding sequence ATGTACAAATCGCTCATTCGTCCGATTCTTTTCAAATTCGATCCCGAAGATGTTCATCACTTTACCTTTTCGGTGTTAAAGAATTTTGGATTTCTTACTCAATTATTTTTTCCAAAACCTATTGAAGACAAACGTCTGGAGAGAGAAGTTTTCGGGTTAAAATTTAAAAATCCTGTAGGATTGGCTGCCGGTTTCGATAAAAATGCGGTGTTGTATAATGAGCTGGGCGATTTAGGTTTCGGATTTGTAGAAATCGGAACGGTAACTCCAAGAGCTCAAGCAGGAAATCCTAAGAAAAGATTATTCAGATTAATTGAAGACGGCGGAATCATCAACAGAATGGGGTTCAATAATGACGGTCTTCAGGCAGCAATTGAGAAACTGAAAGATAACAAAGGAAAAGTCATCATCGGTGGAAACATCGGAAAAAATACGGACACAGCTCCCGAAAATTACACCCAGGATTATCTGGATTGTTTTGAGGGGCTTCATCCTTACGTCGACTACTTTGTACTGAATGTAAGCTGTCCGAATGTAGGAAGTCATGCAAAATTAGAAGATGTAGACTACCTTCGTGAATTGATCACAGAAGTGAAAAAAATCAACCAGTCAAAGCTTATTCAGAAACCGATTTTATTAAAAATCGCACCGGATTTGAATAACAACCAATTAGATGAAATCATTGAGCTGATTGCCGAAACCAAAATAGACGGGATCGTAGTTTCAAATACGTCGGTGAACAGAGAAGGGCTGAAAACTCCATCCGAAATGCTAGACCAGATCGGAAACGGAGGTTTGAGCGGAAAACCTATTCGCGAGAGAAGTACAAAAATGATCAAATATCTTGCAGATAAAAGCAACAGGGCTTTCCCAATCATCGGAGTTGGCGGAATTCATTCTGCAAAAGATGCAATGGAGAAACTGGATGCAGGAGCAACTCTGGTTCAGCTGTATACCGGGTTTATCTATGAAGGCCCTGAATTGATTAATGATATCAATAAAGAGATTTTAAAAAGAGCAGGCAGAATTTCAAGATAA
- a CDS encoding DUF445 domain-containing protein, with the protein MNDEAKRKQLRKYKAFATGLFLLMTAIFIITTVLQKSNDSHWIGYVRAFSEAAMVGALADWFAVTALFRHPLGLPIPHTNLIENSKQKLGDNLGSFVVNNFLSPQNIRPYIQKLKISGFVGEWLGKEKNQEALINNLSDIILDILNKLDDAFVSRFISKKISEMTDGIRLNKIVGNGIGYILEKNDHQRIITNLSSQIKNYILENDEMIKDRVKKGSYTFIPAFVDNKIADKIATGLSDFFKEIEENPNHEIRTLITKKIHEFSMHLKEDPKWDDEFTTIKNDLLKGEKLDEYSNDIWVSIKNTLKKELQEDQSPLKKYLSKNLNEFSQNLKTDENLQHKIDHWIRATAYKYILKNTHQFGNLISSTVGNWQGKELSEKLELEVGKDLQFIRVNGTLVGGLVGLIIYTISHFFI; encoded by the coding sequence ATGAATGATGAAGCCAAAAGAAAACAGTTAAGGAAATACAAAGCCTTCGCCACCGGATTATTTCTGTTGATGACGGCTATTTTTATCATTACAACAGTCTTACAAAAATCCAACGATTCTCATTGGATCGGCTACGTTCGAGCCTTTTCCGAAGCAGCAATGGTAGGTGCTTTGGCAGATTGGTTTGCCGTTACGGCACTATTCCGACATCCGCTCGGTTTACCCATTCCACACACCAATTTGATAGAAAACAGTAAACAAAAATTAGGAGATAACCTTGGAAGCTTCGTGGTGAATAATTTTCTCTCCCCTCAGAATATCCGTCCTTATATTCAGAAGTTAAAAATTTCAGGTTTTGTAGGAGAATGGCTGGGCAAAGAGAAAAATCAGGAGGCCTTAATTAACAATCTTTCGGATATTATTTTAGATATTCTGAATAAACTGGATGATGCGTTTGTAAGCCGGTTCATAAGCAAAAAAATTTCAGAAATGACTGATGGCATCAGACTCAACAAAATTGTAGGCAACGGAATCGGGTATATTCTGGAAAAAAATGATCATCAGAGAATCATTACCAATCTCTCTTCACAGATTAAAAATTATATTCTCGAGAATGATGAAATGATCAAAGATCGTGTGAAAAAAGGCAGTTATACTTTCATTCCGGCTTTTGTGGATAATAAAATTGCAGACAAAATAGCAACCGGACTTTCAGATTTTTTTAAAGAAATTGAGGAAAATCCTAACCACGAAATCAGAACTTTAATTACTAAAAAAATTCACGAATTCTCTATGCATTTAAAGGAAGATCCTAAATGGGATGATGAATTTACAACGATTAAAAATGATCTTTTAAAAGGTGAAAAACTGGATGAATATTCAAACGACATCTGGGTTTCCATTAAAAATACATTGAAAAAAGAATTACAGGAAGATCAATCTCCATTAAAAAAATACCTGTCAAAAAACCTGAACGAATTTTCACAAAATTTGAAAACCGACGAAAACCTTCAGCATAAAATTGATCATTGGATTCGCGCAACAGCATATAAATATATACTGAAAAACACTCATCAATTTGGAAACCTCATCAGCTCAACCGTTGGAAACTGGCAGGGAAAAGAATTAAGCGAAAAACTCGAACTGGAAGTCGGGAAAGATCTTCAATTCATCCGTGTGAACGGAACTTTAGTCGGTGGACTGGTAGGATTGATTATTTATACGATCTCCCATTTTTTTATTTAA
- the msrB gene encoding peptide-methionine (R)-S-oxide reductase MsrB, producing the protein MENPAKNNPYYSRTDHTKLDISNEEWEKVLAPDLYAIAREAATERPFTGKYNDFDELGEYYCAVCGNHLFRSTTKFSSSCGWPSFFEADKEGVYYKRDTAYGMERVEVLCKRCDSHLGHVFDDGPKPTGLRYCMNSISLEFVPDSEK; encoded by the coding sequence ATGGAAAACCCAGCAAAAAACAATCCATACTATTCCAGAACAGATCATACAAAACTTGATATTTCCAATGAAGAATGGGAAAAAGTTTTAGCTCCGGATTTATATGCCATTGCAAGAGAAGCGGCTACCGAAAGACCGTTCACCGGAAAATATAATGATTTTGATGAGTTGGGAGAATATTATTGTGCGGTTTGTGGAAATCATTTGTTCCGTTCAACTACAAAATTCTCAAGCAGTTGCGGCTGGCCAAGTTTCTTTGAAGCCGATAAAGAAGGAGTGTATTATAAAAGAGATACTGCTTACGGAATGGAAAGGGTAGAAGTGCTTTGTAAAAGATGCGACTCCCATTTGGGGCACGTGTTTGATGATGGTCCGAAACCTACGGGATTACGCTATTGTATGAATTCGATCAGTCTTGAATTTGTTCCTGATTCTGAAAAATAA
- a CDS encoding murein L,D-transpeptidase catalytic domain family protein, with amino-acid sequence MKGFYSVLSIVYMVTTSFYLSPKKAIATNEISTKKIERVAETKSEKTTNTVSSSEELYRSIAFEQGHELNEEVFFKALTGFENLKKAGLLNHDSHLLTICDFSMSSNTKRLWVIDTEEKKVLFNSLVAHGKNTGEEFATHFSNTESSLQSSMGFYITDATYRGDNGYSLRLLGMDKGFNDAAYKRAIVMHGADYVSEEFVAMHKRIGRSWGCPAIPRDLTQPIINTIKGRNLLFIYYPDQNYLSKSEWLKA; translated from the coding sequence ATGAAAGGATTTTATAGCGTATTAAGTATTGTTTACATGGTTACGACTTCATTCTATTTGTCTCCAAAAAAGGCAATTGCAACGAATGAAATCAGTACAAAAAAAATTGAAAGAGTAGCAGAAACGAAATCTGAGAAGACAACGAATACAGTATCTTCATCAGAAGAATTATACAGATCTATTGCATTTGAACAAGGGCATGAACTTAACGAAGAAGTTTTCTTCAAAGCCTTAACTGGTTTTGAGAATTTGAAGAAAGCTGGTTTGCTTAATCACGACTCGCATCTTCTTACGATATGCGATTTTTCTATGTCTTCAAATACAAAAAGACTTTGGGTAATTGATACTGAAGAAAAGAAAGTTTTATTCAATTCTTTAGTAGCTCACGGGAAAAATACAGGTGAAGAATTTGCAACCCATTTTTCAAATACCGAGAGTTCTCTTCAAAGCAGCATGGGATTTTATATTACCGATGCAACGTATAGAGGAGACAACGGATATTCTCTAAGATTATTGGGAATGGATAAAGGCTTCAACGATGCAGCTTACAAGAGGGCCATCGTAATGCATGGAGCAGATTATGTGAGTGAAGAATTTGTAGCAATGCACAAAAGAATCGGAAGAAGCTGGGGATGTCCTGCCATTCCGAGAGATCTCACACAGCCGATCATTAATACAATAAAAGGAAGGAATCTTCTCTTTATTTATTATCCCGATCAGAATTACCTTTCCAAATCGGAATGGTTGAAAGCATAA